Proteins from one Podospora pseudocomata strain CBS 415.72m chromosome 4, whole genome shotgun sequence genomic window:
- a CDS encoding hypothetical protein (COG:S; EggNog:ENOG503P2WU) — protein MISLGKLDHLSLRPVGHPPLHHNINDQRCVCVCVCTAAMGHDIVISRPSEADAGRIAEIHISAMGSNPLLHAQFPTPEGLQALRRFLETETLDEIRDAVSGVLVSRDGPDGPVTGFVKWTSPSHPQDVKLERGDIVHLEGCCRRFLDEYASLAEQAKERSVRDEPPCYQLSFVCADPEYQGRGIGTQLTRKVLELAEEDNLAVYLESTDVAVSIYQRLGFRAIDSFEMQIPGRQETERVVYKEVCMIWYPSGQR, from the exons ATGATTTCTCTGGGCAAACTGGACCATCTCAGCCTGAGACCAGTCGGTCACCCACCgctccaccacaacatcaacgaccagcgttgtgtgtgtgtgtgtgtgtgtaccGCCGCAATGGGTCACGATATCGTCATCTCCCGGCCCTCCGAGGCTGATGCCGGGCGCATCGCAGAAATCCACATCTCCGCCATGGGTTCGAACCCACTCCTGCATGCACAGTTTCCCACGCCAGAAGGTCTCCAGGCGCTTCGCCGCTTTCTCGAGACCGAGACGCTCGACGAGATTCGCGACGCAGTGTCTGGTGTTTTGGTCTCGCGGGATGGCCCAGATGGACCGGTGACTGGGTTCGTGAAATggacctccccatcccatccccagGATGTCAAGCTTGAAAGGGGCGATATTGTCCACCTGGAGGGATGCTGCCGTCGGTTTTTGGATGAATACGCTTCGCTCGCCGAGCAAGCCAAGGAGAGATCGGTGCGAGATGAGCCGCCTTGCTACC AATTGAGTTTCGTCTGTGCGGATCCTGAATATCAAGGTAGAGGGATAGGTACGCAGTTGACTCGGAAGGTGTTGgagctggccgaggaggacaacCTGGCGGTCTACCTGGAGAGCACCGATGTGGCTGTCTCAATTTATCAAAGACTTGGATTCCGTGCTATCGACAGTTTCGAAATGCAAATTCCGGGCCGACAAGAGACAGAGAGGGTGGTTTACAAGGAGGTGTGCATGATATGGTACCCTTCTGGCCAAAGATAG